A single region of the Chloroflexota bacterium genome encodes:
- a CDS encoding HAD-IA family hydrolase translates to MKFEIMRTMYSHKEVKFIMMFSPSLAFIFDMDGTLVNNLSYHLQAWMQIVRPLGLDITEEEFLERTNGKTNPLIFRELFGDKLTVEEAEAAALRKEALYREIYAPYLASTPGAISLMDEAAEKGIPLAVATSADPPNVDFVLGGLNPFSRLGAVVSGDMPKHSKPHPDIFLTAATHLGVPAEICVVFEDSYSGCLAAQRAGMRVVALATTTTDRDICAGWPGVIRVVGDFTDVHVAEFLV, encoded by the coding sequence ATGAAATTCGAAATTATGAGAACGATGTACTCTCACAAAGAAGTTAAATTCATTATGATGTTTTCCCCTTCACTTGCATTTATTTTTGATATGGATGGCACCTTGGTCAACAACCTGTCTTACCACCTTCAAGCGTGGATGCAGATTGTGCGACCTTTGGGCTTGGACATTACCGAAGAAGAATTTCTCGAACGAACGAATGGCAAGACAAATCCGCTCATTTTCCGTGAACTCTTTGGCGACAAGCTAACTGTTGAAGAAGCTGAAGCTGCCGCATTGAGAAAAGAAGCGTTGTATCGAGAAATCTATGCTCCATATTTGGCATCCACACCTGGAGCAATCTCTTTGATGGACGAAGCCGCAGAAAAAGGAATCCCGCTTGCGGTGGCGACATCTGCCGACCCGCCCAATGTTGATTTCGTGTTGGGTGGCTTGAATCCGTTTTCCCGCCTTGGTGCGGTGGTCAGCGGGGATATGCCCAAGCACAGCAAGCCGCATCCCGATATTTTTCTCACGGCGGCGACGCATTTAGGCGTTCCTGCGGAGATTTGTGTTGTTTTTGAAGATTCATATTCGGGTTGTTTGGCGGCGCAGCGTGCAGGGATGCGTGTTGTCGCACTTGCGACGACCACAACGGATCGGGATATCTGCGCAGGATGGCCTGGTGTCATTCGGGTTGTGGGTGATTTCACCGACGTGCATGTCGCTGAGTTTTTGGTGTAA
- a CDS encoding L-rhamnose isomerase has protein sequence MSTTAAQVQKAYEVAKERYVALGVDTDAILKSLAKEAISLHCWQGDDVGGFENPDSGLSGGIAVTGNYPGKARTPDELRADLDKAYSMIPGNHRLNLHAIYGDSDRKMDRNDWQPQHFDRWIEWAKANNHGIDYNPTCFSHPMADSGFTLASLDANVRDFWVQHCINSREIGGYIGKALDNPCVTNVWIPDGYKDTPVDRSKHRELLKESLDKVFAAKISHADFNLDAVEAKLFGIGSESYVVGSHEFYMGYAVQNQTLLTLDAGHFHPTEVISDKISSALLFVPEILLHVSRGVRWDSDHVVTLTDELQAIMQEIVRGGYLNRTHIGLDFFDASINRVAAWVIGTRNALRAMLMAMLEPLEQMKAFEQSSDFTSRLAMMEELKGMPFGAVWDYYCMQNNVPVGFDFMDEIRNYENDVLSQRS, from the coding sequence ATGAGCACGACCGCAGCACAAGTACAGAAAGCCTATGAAGTCGCCAAAGAACGTTATGTTGCTCTTGGCGTGGATACCGATGCCATTTTGAAGAGTCTCGCTAAAGAAGCCATTTCCCTACATTGCTGGCAGGGCGATGATGTCGGAGGATTCGAGAACCCTGACAGTGGACTGAGCGGCGGCATCGCTGTGACGGGTAATTACCCTGGCAAGGCACGCACCCCTGACGAGTTGCGTGCTGACCTCGACAAAGCCTACAGCATGATCCCTGGCAATCACCGCCTGAACCTGCACGCTATCTATGGCGATAGCGACCGTAAGATGGATCGCAACGATTGGCAGCCGCAGCACTTTGATCGCTGGATCGAGTGGGCAAAGGCAAACAATCACGGCATCGACTATAACCCGACCTGCTTCTCGCACCCGATGGCAGACAGTGGTTTTACACTGGCGAGCCTCGATGCGAACGTGCGAGATTTTTGGGTACAGCACTGCATCAACTCTCGTGAGATCGGCGGATATATCGGTAAAGCGCTCGATAATCCTTGCGTGACGAATGTCTGGATCCCTGATGGATACAAGGACACACCCGTCGACCGTAGCAAGCACCGCGAACTGCTCAAAGAGAGCCTGGATAAAGTTTTTGCGGCAAAAATCAGTCACGCCGACTTCAATCTGGACGCAGTCGAAGCAAAGCTCTTTGGCATTGGTTCGGAAAGCTATGTCGTCGGTTCACATGAGTTCTACATGGGCTATGCTGTCCAAAACCAGACCCTGCTGACTTTGGATGCGGGTCATTTCCATCCGACCGAAGTGATCTCGGACAAGATTTCGTCGGCGTTACTCTTTGTCCCTGAAATTTTGTTGCATGTCAGTCGTGGTGTGCGCTGGGACAGCGACCATGTCGTCACCCTGACCGATGAGCTTCAAGCCATCATGCAGGAGATCGTACGGGGTGGTTATTTGAACCGCACACATATCGGGCTGGACTTCTTTGACGCCAGCATCAATCGTGTGGCGGCATGGGTGATCGGCACCCGTAATGCGCTGCGTGCCATGTTGATGGCAATGCTCGAACCCCTCGAGCAAATGAAAGCCTTCGAGCAGAGCAGCGACTTCACATCCCGTTTGGCGATGATGGAAGAATTGAAGGGTATGCCCTTCGGCGCTGTTTGGGACTATTACTGTATGCAGAATAACGTTCCCGTTGGTTTCGATTTCATGGATGAAATTCGAAATTATGAGAACGATGTACTCTCACAAAGAAGTTAA
- a CDS encoding rhamnulose-1-phosphate aldolase, with translation MVNTPYPQLDDLLDMIGQAGFHLAEIEASEGAAGNISVCLRWQIDPRTRFPVESEFVLPQVVPELAGATFIVSGSGRRLRELRDDPPVHLACLTVNEGGETAKLFTAYNRRFEQVTSEFNSHLAVHYDQMTTTDTNFHAVVHAQPLHLTYLSHIPRYQDEMYLNRQILRWQPETIVNLPEGVGFLPFEIPGSQALMEANVPCLREHRIVIWAKHGVMSRSDISVKRAADRVEYAETAAKYEYLNLQIGEVGEGLSADEIRTICDTFSVKQNIF, from the coding sequence ATGGTAAACACACCTTATCCACAATTGGATGATTTATTAGACATGATCGGTCAGGCTGGATTTCATCTGGCAGAGATCGAAGCCAGCGAAGGGGCGGCTGGGAATATTTCGGTCTGCCTGCGCTGGCAGATTGACCCACGCACCCGTTTTCCTGTGGAGAGCGAATTCGTGCTGCCGCAAGTCGTGCCGGAACTGGCTGGGGCGACCTTCATCGTCAGCGGCTCGGGACGACGTCTGCGGGAATTACGGGACGATCCGCCCGTGCATTTGGCTTGTTTGACCGTTAACGAAGGTGGCGAGACGGCGAAATTATTCACCGCCTACAACCGTCGCTTTGAGCAGGTGACCAGTGAATTTAATTCGCATTTGGCAGTGCACTATGACCAAATGACCACGACCGATACGAATTTCCATGCGGTCGTCCATGCCCAACCCCTGCACCTGACTTATTTGAGCCATATTCCCCGCTATCAGGATGAGATGTATCTCAATCGGCAGATTCTACGTTGGCAGCCTGAGACCATTGTTAACTTGCCTGAGGGCGTCGGTTTTCTGCCTTTTGAGATACCTGGTTCACAAGCGTTGATGGAAGCAAACGTACCTTGTTTAAGAGAACACCGCATTGTCATCTGGGCAAAACATGGTGTAATGTCCCGCTCGGATATTTCCGTCAAGCGGGCAGCGGATCGGGTTGAATATGCCGAGACAGCAGCGAAATATGAATATCTGAACCTGCAAATTGGCGAAGTTGGCGAAGGTTTGAGCGCTGACGAAATCCGCACGATTTGCGATACGTTTAGTGTGAAGCAGAATATCTTCTAA
- a CDS encoding rhamnulokinase yields the protein MSNYLAIDLGAESGRTILGTLSAGKLVLHETHRFANQPVRLPNALHWDILRLWAEIKTGIAATVKDGVQLDSLGVDTWGVDFVLLDKDGNLLANPTHYRDARTDGMLEEAFVLMPRSEIFANTGIQFMQLNTLYQLLAMLKADCSLFEIAKTFLTIPDLLNYWLSGKLTNEFTNATTTQCFNPQTKAWSSSLLDAMGIPEHLFNPISEPGTVLGGLQPSVAEETGAEGVQVVVPACHDTGSAVVAVPAENQDFAWLSSGTWSIMGAEVTEPVLGEKALEYNFTNEGGVFGTWRLSKNIMGLWIVQECRRTWQSSGQDYSYDAMTKLAAESDPFIAVINPDDDIFFHPGDMPQKIQSYCKKTGQRVPQSHGEILRVALESLALKYRWALGRLEELAGREFAPIHIIGGGTQNRLLNQFAANATGRMVVTGPIEATAIGNVLMQAIGMGHLESLADAREVVRNSFDVEKYYPAEPEGWDAAYEKLLTLL from the coding sequence ATGTCAAACTACCTCGCCATCGATCTCGGCGCAGAAAGCGGACGGACGATCCTCGGAACGCTCTCGGCTGGAAAATTGGTACTACACGAGACGCATCGTTTTGCCAATCAACCTGTTCGGCTGCCCAATGCCCTCCACTGGGACATCCTCCGTTTGTGGGCAGAAATCAAGACCGGGATTGCTGCAACCGTCAAAGATGGGGTACAACTCGACAGCCTCGGCGTCGACACCTGGGGCGTGGACTTTGTCCTGCTCGATAAAGACGGCAACCTGCTCGCTAATCCCACCCACTATCGTGATGCCCGCACGGACGGGATGCTCGAAGAAGCCTTTGTTCTAATGCCTCGCAGCGAGATTTTCGCCAACACGGGCATCCAGTTCATGCAGTTGAATACCCTCTATCAACTTTTGGCGATGCTCAAAGCCGACTGCTCGCTTTTTGAAATCGCCAAAACCTTCCTCACTATTCCCGACCTGCTCAACTACTGGCTTTCGGGAAAACTGACCAACGAATTTACCAACGCCACTACCACCCAATGCTTTAATCCCCAAACCAAAGCATGGTCGTCCTCCTTGCTGGATGCGATGGGCATTCCGGAACATCTTTTTAATCCCATCTCCGAACCGGGGACGGTACTTGGCGGATTGCAGCCATCCGTTGCCGAAGAAACGGGCGCAGAGGGTGTGCAAGTTGTCGTGCCTGCCTGCCACGATACAGGCTCGGCGGTCGTCGCTGTCCCTGCTGAAAATCAGGACTTCGCCTGGCTCAGTTCGGGGACATGGTCGATTATGGGGGCAGAAGTGACAGAGCCTGTGCTTGGCGAAAAAGCGCTTGAATACAACTTTACCAACGAAGGCGGCGTTTTCGGTACCTGGCGTTTGTCGAAGAACATCATGGGGTTGTGGATCGTGCAGGAGTGCCGTAGAACGTGGCAAAGCTCGGGACAAGACTACTCTTATGATGCAATGACCAAGCTGGCGGCTGAGTCCGATCCGTTCATTGCGGTGATTAATCCCGACGATGACATCTTCTTCCATCCCGGCGACATGCCGCAGAAAATCCAATCCTATTGCAAAAAAACGGGACAGCGTGTGCCGCAATCGCACGGCGAAATTTTGCGGGTGGCGCTCGAAAGTCTGGCGCTCAAATATCGCTGGGCGCTGGGGCGGCTGGAAGAGCTGGCGGGCAGGGAGTTTGCGCCCATCCACATCATCGGCGGCGGGACTCAAAATCGCCTGCTAAACCAGTTTGCGGCAAATGCGACCGGTCGCATGGTCGTGACGGGTCCCATCGAAGCGACGGCAATCGGCAATGTGCTCATGCAAGCCATCGGCATGGGGCATCTTGAAAGTCTGGCGGATGCCCGTGAAGTGGTGCGCAATTCGTTCGATGTAGAGAAATATTATCCCGCAGAGCCTGAAGGCTGGGATGCTGCGTACGAAAAACTATTAACGCTTTTATAG